In Podospora pseudopauciseta strain CBS 411.78 chromosome 2 map unlocalized CBS411.78m_2, whole genome shotgun sequence, the genomic stretch tccttcttggcctcgcCAAATAGGAGCTTGGCAGGggcaatctccttcttgttctcACCAAACATGTCCGTAGGCTTGAAGGTAGCAGTAGCAGTAGCAGCCTTGTTGTCGGCAGCAACGCTGATAGACTTCCCGCCGAAGGTGAACGAGGTAGGGGCAGTGGTTGGCAGACCAGGCACGGTGgcaaccttcttctcctcctccttcttgggcTCAGAGGCAGCGGGAGCAGCGACGGACGAGCCAAAGAGTGACGAGCCTGTGCCGGTAGACGTGGATGGCTTAAATCCGTCAAAAGCAGGAGTAGCAGCAGGAGTCGAATCAGCGGGCTTAGGCTGGAAGCCCGAGAATAGGTTAGCAGGAGGCTTGGAAGTCTCCTCGGAAGCCTCATCAACCGTCTTCACAGTACCTCCAAACAGGTTAGTAGGTGCAGGCGTCTCCTTGGGTGTCTCCGCAGGCTTGGCCGACCCGAAAAGGCTGCCACTAGACGCGGCAGGCTTGGGAGCAGTAGAACCGAACAGAGAAGTGCCTGGAGCTGTAGCCGCAGCCGGGGCCGCGAACTTGATAGGAGTATTAGCATCCCAGGTCTTGTTGGCAGGCGCAGGCTTAGGCGCAGGCACAGGGGCAGTCTCCTTGACTGGGCTGACAGCTCTCTCCTTTTCAGCAGGGGTAGGGAACAGAGATCCATCATGAGTACCGAGCTTCCGGACTGGCTTGCCGTCAGCGTCCCGTGTGATTCTTTCAAACAGGCTGCGGCCCTGGCTGAAGCTCTCGCCCGCCTCcgacgaggagctcgaggtgCCGTTAACCGACGCCTTCTTATCGCCAGAAGAACCCTCGCCGCTGTCAGTCTGGTCCTCGGATCCGCTAGCCTCCTCGgtgtcctcttcctcggcatcggATTCACTGTCACTGTCTTCATCAGCACCCTCATTACCGCTGTTCTTGCTCGTGTCGGACAGATGACCAAAGATATTAGACGACCCAGCTGGCTTCGAGGAAGACGCAAACAGTCCGTTGGGCTTGGCTTTCGTGCTAGGCTCGAAGAGGCTGCTTGTCGAAGCCTTCAAGGACTTGACAGGAGTGTTGTTCGCGACTTTCTCAAACAGAGACTTGGTAGCCGATGGAGCCTTGGCAGGGGAAGAACCTGGCTTCTGCAACTTGGCCGGCTGGTTGCTCTCCTCGGGCTCCTCGTCGGCCTTGCGCTTGTTCTTCGCAGAAACCTCGGGCGCACGAGTGCGCTGGATACTGCTCAGACCAAGGCCTGGGCGGGCCCCTGGCTGAGGGCTCAGCTCGATCGACGCCTTGCGCTTCGCTCCGCCGTTCGTCTTGGGCGCAgtctcttcctcgtcatcggaATCGGGGATATTGTGCTTATCCTTCCATtccttcttgacagcctcgGAGGCGCGCACCGTCTTGAACTCGTAAAGGCCATATCGCAGCATGATCAAGCTTCGGCTCTTCTCGTACTCCTTTGCAAAGTTCAAGATATTAATCTTCCAGTCTTTCTTGTTAAAAACCTCGTCGGCGGCATACTTCAACCGTCGCAAGTCGAGAATGCAAAAGAACTGGCGTCTCTGTTGCTCGTCGAGATCGGGGGGGCAGTAGTGCGCCAGGAACTCGTCGGCATAGACCGATCCGGTTCGGTTGAGCTCACTGGGCACCTCCTTAGCCATCATTTCTCCCGTGAGATGAACCGGTGGGGACTGAATCCTCATCTTGAAGAGATCACCCGAGGTGGATGGTTGGGGCAGGGCGCGCCCATTAAGCTCGGCGGTAGCAGCCCGTGTCGTCGCCCTGCCGGGGGTGTTTGGCGGGAAGCTCTGGTTCAGTGAGCTCGTCGGCTTCGAGGACGAGTAGTTGGGAAGGCCAGGGCGGGATGAGATGGCTGAGGAACGGAAGATGTTGGTTCGGGTAGAGCTCTGGCCTGTGAAGTTTGTATTGGGGCGCGTCGCCATGGACGAGGAAAACGAGGAGGGTTTGTTGGGATTGTCGCCAGGCATCCGTCTTGGTGTCCCGATCGTGACGGTTCTGGTGTTGAGTTCTGATGCTGTGAAGCTCTGGGAGAGCTTGCTTGATGGGCCATGGGGCCGACCGATGATTCTGCGCGAAGCCATCTGGGAGTCGGAGGCGCGCTTCGCCGGACTCTCGGGCGCAGACGACGCGCTGGCGGCACGTGGCAGTGAGGGCGCAGCGTCCTTCATGGTGGCATCCTTCTTGGAGTCCTGCTCAGTTGGGGTGGTAGAGCGCTGGAACAGGGCGCCGAGGCCGAAGATGCTTCGCTTCTTGGATGAGGGCTCCATGATTGCGAGTCGCTCGTGTGGCCGGTGTTGAGCTTTTCGAGT encodes the following:
- a CDS encoding uncharacterized protein (COG:S; EggNog:ENOG50KOG0845), with the protein product MEPSSKKRSIFGLGALFQRSTTPTEQDSKKDATMKDAAPSLPRAASASSAPESPAKRASDSQMASRRIIGRPHGPSSKLSQSFTASELNTRTVTIGTPRRMPGDNPNKPSSFSSSMATRPNTNFTGQSSTRTNIFRSSAISSRPGLPNYSSSKPTSSLNQSFPPNTPGRATTRAATAELNGRALPQPSTSGDLFKMRIQSPPVHLTGEMMAKEVPSELNRTGSVYADEFLAHYCPPDLDEQQRRQFFCILDLRRLKYAADEVFNKKDWKINILNFAKEYEKSRSLIMLRYGLYEFKTVRASEAVKKEWKDKHNIPDSDDEEETAPKTNGGAKRKASIELSPQPGARPGLGLSSIQRTRAPEVSAKNKRKADEEPEESNQPAKLQKPGSSPAKAPSATKSLFEKVANNTPVKSLKASTSSLFEPSTKAKPNGLFASSSKPAGSSNIFGHLSDTSKNSGNEGADEDSDSESDAEEEDTEEASGSEDQTDSGEGSSGDKKASVNGTSSSSSEAGESFSQGRSLFERITRDADGKPVRKLGTHDGSLFPTPAEKERAVSPVKETAPVPAPKPAPANKTWDANTPIKFAAPAAATAPGTSLFGSTAPKPAASSGSLFGSAKPAETPKETPAPTNLFGGTVKTVDEASEETSKPPANLFSGFQPKPADSTPAATPAFDGFKPSTSTGTGSSLFGSSVAAPAASEPKKEEEKKVATVPGLPTTAPTSFTFGGKSISVAADNKAATATATFKPTDMFGENKKEIAPAKLLFGEAKKEETPAASTPPAASLFGSTATTEAAKPAEAKSLFGASTVAPTMETKTLFGASATAPSTEEPAAKKFAFGSTDTKSATPSLFGSNASTPVPEAPKPAETKSLFGAGTAAPATETKSLFGASTAAPGASLFGSNKQPAAAGTPLFGASTTAAPATETKSLFGSTATTPVPESKPLFGSTTPAPETKSLFGSTTPAPEAKPFTFGAAPAAETKSLFGNTSSAATETKSLFGTTSAPESKPFFGGSTIQPESKPPASLFANSQTLAPSAPLASNIFSFGGSQTTVPATQSFTFGSTPASQPAAPAGGSTFGNAGATAGASTSFNFTAGGSNSANNSFNNPFTSGQDGPPTAPTSFTFGSGAPAATQSFTFGSTPAPSAGGVPTFSFGGASDAGASQAVPSSGPVFSFGGASQNPAGGSIFANSLAPGGGTSTGTNTPFTFGGASSLATTPAAGTPEPSASGNNAAAAAAATATTATQDGNTQGTNADGDDAPQEHQISLTDGGRGEEDESVVHEVRAKAMKYNTGEADENDSSTDNNSNKKKGWAVQGIGNLKLLKHKETGAVRLLLRAEPRGHIAFNKLLIPSITYKVDPPGAKAVKVVVAKDNGKGLETWMLQVKTKEMAEVLAGKLEGEKKGNEKK